From Silene latifolia isolate original U9 population unplaced genomic scaffold, ASM4854445v1 scaffold_356, whole genome shotgun sequence, a single genomic window includes:
- the LOC141639364 gene encoding secreted RxLR effector protein 78-like, which produces MYNNHKASPRCLFKIDLQKAYDTVEWNFLEQMLTALKFPPKFRQWIMICVTTASFSLNLNGETFGFFKGQRGLRQGDPLSPLLFTICMEYLSRMQNYATKNYQFKFHPRCAYIKLCHLMFADDLLLFCKGEKLP; this is translated from the coding sequence TCATAAGGCCTCCCCTAGGTGCTTGTTTAAAATTGACCTTCAGAAGGCATACGACACTGTTGAATGGAATTTCCTGGAGCAAATGCTAACTGCACTGAAGTTCCCACCTAAGTTCAGGCAATGGATTATGATTTGTGTTACAACTGCATCCTTCTCCTTGAACCTTAATGGTGAAACTTTTGGATTCTTCAAGGGTCAAAGAGGGCTAAGGCAAGGAGATCCTTTATCCCCTCTTCTCTTCACTATTTGTATGGAATATCTCTCTCGAATGCAGAATTATGCCACTAAAAATTACCAATTCAAGTTTCATCCAAGGTGTGCTTACATTAAGCTTTGCCatttgatgtttgctgatgacctccTTCTTTTTTGTAAGGGAGAAAAACTTCCATAA